In Panicum virgatum strain AP13 chromosome 5K, P.virgatum_v5, whole genome shotgun sequence, the genomic window ctccattaggaatatctaccagatcccaaacatcattggaactcatggacttaagctcttcttccatggcctcaacccatttggcagagttctcacatgatactgcctctctaaacgagttaggatcatcagcttTCCCAATATCATACATGTCTTCACTTAAGTATGTCTCATAATCAGGGAAAACTGTCTGTTTCCTAGCCCGCTGTGATCTTCTTAATGGTTCAACAGGCTGAGGTGCTAGTTGAGGTGCAGTCTAAGGCACCTTGACAGGGTTCTCAACTTCAGCATTAGGCGCCATTTGCTCATCTTGTTGTTCGCTCGCAGGCTCAGGAGCTACTTCAACAGGCGGAGCAGCGCTAGTACTCTAAATAGGAGGCGTAATCTGAACAGATGGTGTACTCTGAACGGAAGGAACGAACAGCGGCACTAACTGAGGTGTTACTGTTTCTTGAATCACCGGGATGGGAAGCTCAGCCCGTATTTCTTCATGATTAATTTCCCTCCTCAGAAAGCTCCCACTGATTCCTGCATCCTCTAGGAATACAGCCTGCCAGGTCTCAACGAACTTAGTGAAACGATCAGGACAGTAGAATCGGTATCCCTTAGACTTATCAGGGTATCCGATGAAATAGCAGCTCACCGTCTTatcatctaatttcttttgctgtggattaaataacttagcttcggctggacagccccacacaCGCAAATAATTAAGCGATGGCTTCTTCCCAAACCACAACTCATAAGGTGTTTTTGGCACGGATTTGGAAGGAACACGATTAAGTATGTGTGCAACTATTTTTAATGTTTCCATCTACAGCTCCACAAACAAAATAGAATAACTAAGCATGCTACGTACCATGTCCATTAGTGTACGATTACGACGCTCAGCAACTCCGTTTTGCTGTGGTTCGCCCGGTATACTGTACTGGGCCTTTATACTATTCTCTTCAAGATACTTGACGAATGGTCCAGGTACTTGGCCGAATGGAGCATGTCTCCCATAATATTCACCACCTCGATCCGATCTCACTAATTTAATAGTGACATTATGCTGATTTTCCACTTCAGCcttgaatattttgaatttatctaatgactcggatcgatcacgaatggggtaaatataaccataacgagagaagtcatatgtgaaagtaatgaacgagtcaaaaccatcaacagactttactgggaacgggccacaaatatcagtatgaattatttctaataggCCCGAACTCCGAGTAGCTCCTTTTTTAATTGTCTTAGCGAATTTCCCCTTAATACAATCAACGCATTGTTGATCTAAGTCTGAGAGATCTAATGAATggagtatctcttctcttatgagacgctcaattctccccctcgaaatgtggcccaaacgacaatgccacaatttcgaagaagtctcatcatcacgcttacgcttatgcgatacatcatccacattcattgcagaataaacattatcaagagagagcaaataaagatcgccttgcaaatgaccaaggctcacacttaaattatgaaatttaatgttgcacacagagttgccaaactcacaaatatgtcccgacttatctaaacatgaaacagaaataaggtttctcttcaaactgggaacataaagaacatcatgcAAACTAAGGTTGAAGCCGCCTGGTAACTCCAAATTGAAACTCCCAATGCCTTCAACCTTCACTTCATTGCCATCAGCCACTCTTAGGCTTCGCTCCTTCTCTCTTATAGTTTGGATCGAACTGAATACCTGCAGTGAATTGGAAATGTGCACAgtggcacctgagtcaatccaccagGTATTAGGAGAAAAATTCACTAAGAATGATTCATCAATAAAAGATACATAATCAGTAATTGTACCTTTGTTCTTAAGCCACTCCTTAAATACATGGCAATCCTTCTGCTCATGTTTAGGTGACTTGCAGAACTTGCACAGCCTCTCATTAGAGGTCTTCTTATGTGACACGGCCTTGCTCTTATGGCCCTTAAACTTTCTCTTATGCTGCCTGCTGCTACCAGACTCAGCCTGATGCTTAGGAGTGTTGCTCATGCTAACACGCCCAAAGCGCTCGCTGACCATGTTGACAGCATCCTTCATCCTTTCAGCTTTttgcttttcttcttcctcaacacaGTAACTAATGAGCTCAGCCATGCTCCAAGTCGCCTTCTGAGTGTTGTAGCTTATTTTGAAGGGAATGTACTGTACTGGCAGAGAAGTCATGATGAAGTGCACCAGAAAACCATCAGAGATAGCCATATCCAGTGTCTTCAGCTTatttgccatgtcacacatgctCATAATGTGCTCCCTGATTCCACTTTGCCCATCATACTGTGAAGTCAGCATTTTCATGATCAGGGTGCTAGCATAAGTCTTGGAAGAACTCTTAAAGTTCTCCTCCACCTTGGCAAGGTATGCCTTGGCGCTCAGATCATTACCATCCTGGTCCTTATCAGGAATAGCACCACAGATGGCTGGAGTGATCGTGTTCTTAATGATCATGTTGGCCATCATGTCTGATCTCTCCCACTTCTCAATGGCAGTACGATCACCATTGGGATCAGCGGGCTCTGCTGGCTTGTTTTGACGTAAGGCGAGATCATACTCGCACACAGCAATGGCAACATTAACATCTTTATACCAGCTTGGATAGTTGGTGCCATTCAGGGGCTCAATGGATTTCAGGTAGCCCGTCACAgtgttcactgaaaatcatgagaacaataacttaattaaactcacaattaagatgcgcataagaagtatgaaattaaccctacgatggtctgattaaaatcatacataaatttcaatttgcatcaccaatggggaaaacaaacgaaatttatcattaaaactcataattaaatcaacgatggtcagaattaattacaagtgcTCTAAATAAACTTCCCGACGGTTCCATTTAAATAGAGTGCATCTTAATTGCTTATGGTGGATGAACATATTTTTCAGTgaataaatgcaattaaaacataattaaaagcatttacataactcatagaaaaattaaataaatataatGCTGGTAATAATAAGTGCAACAGAAATAATTAAAGTCTTTAAACATAACAGCAATTAAATTGAGCTTAAATCATAAGAAATAGTAATAGAAAAGGCTTTACAACTTAAACTGGGCTAAAACTCGTAAACAACCCAAAACATTCCCCTCTGCGTGCGGCCCAAAAATCGTGCCAGCGGCCCAATTCGGCCCAACCCGCGAAACCCTAATGCGGAACAACCTCAGCCGTTCGTTACGATCGGAGGGCCACAAACTAATCTGATGCTGTATAAAAATGTGGAGTCTGGTCTGAGAACCCTAATCCAGCCAcactccctttctttctcccaGCCCGACATCAGAGCCGCCgctactcagggtccagcgccgccgccgtccggcccATTGGCGCCCCAACCCCACGCCACGCGAGGCGTGGCCTGCATGCGCAGCAGCCGTGGCCCCGCCACCGCTTGATGCGCACACGCGAGCACCTGTGcgggctcgcgccgccgctgcacgtCACGCGCGGTGGGACGGCGGGCCCGGCCACCGCTCGTGAGCCCCGGCCTGCGCCTGGGTGCTGCGGCCGCCGTCCGCACTCGGGGGCCGCACGCCTCCTCATGCGCGCGCATCGTGGTGGGTGTCGGCGGCCCCGACCGGAGCCGCGTGCACCGAGCGCTCGTCCGGGAGCTGCTGCCACGCGTCGGCCTGCACCACCAGCCTCCGCCTCTATGGCACGCGCGCAGGTCCAGAGGACCCACTTCCTGATGTGCCGCCCAGAGAGCTCGGCCGCCATGGCGCCCGGTGGGCCCTCTCGCCGTCGTGCCGTGCGAGCCAGTCGTGCGACATGCCGTCGAGGGGCTCCACTTGGTGCCTCTCGGCGTGCCATGTAGCTCATGGCGTGTGAACTGGAGGTAAGTAAGGTAAGCCACTTCACTTAGGTTTAGAGTTCATGAGATTTGGGATATTCCTTATGTGATCTGAAATTTGACTATTCCTCTTCTTCTAAATGCTCACTGATGCATCTAATCTCATGGATCTAACTTTAATTTGcaaaaaattaaacatgaaCAGAGATCTAATTTGGGGAACAGATTAAGAACCGAAACCCTAAAACCTTAATTACTCAACTTAATCATGTAATTGTCTCGGTCTAAACATGAATTAGCATAAACATTAAAACGTTTGCATCTAATCCGAGACACTTAGCATTAACAGATCAAGATTAATCTTAAACTTGACATAAACtgaattagattagatctaatctcgtgATCAGAAACTTAATTAACCATGATTTAGATCTAATCACACATGATTAACACATAAAAGCCATTCTGCAGGATCCAATTGCATCTAAAACATGAATCAAACTTAACTGTGCAATAGGATCTAATCTGCACAACACGTTTTGCATCTTAAACTGACGAAAAAAGAGGCATAAACATGGCTCAAAAAATTGACTGTGCATGACTAGTTTAAGATGGCTCATGATACTGATTGTTAGAATTGCCAAAACTTAATATTAGTGGCACGTTACTTCAGgatcttaacataacctagttcatgacaaatcaatctaatgcggaataaatggtaatcattataccagcgttagcagtaacagcagccatttacgccagatccgtagaggaagtatgtgttcttgtcggtgtagaaGATGCAGCAGCGAATCGGCGTCCTTCGTGCGCCAACGagagtgcttggccttccaaacccctccagtgcccttagcgatcagactagctgtggctagggttttagattGAGATGAAGGGGTcattaaggtgctaaccacgactttatatttataggcactgtggggctgggggctAGCCTCTGGAAACGGGCTTAATGGGACTGTtgatcacagcccattagggttttattattaggtttccttaatcgcatttagatggtttaaacgcttccttaatagtgaagatcacaaaTATCTTAACTGAAATTTATTTCCAACATGAATATGTTAAAAAGGGCGGCCTGGTGCAAGTGGTAGTGCTTGCCGTCTATGAACTGAGACTGAGAGGTCACATATTCGAGCGGTGGGATCTACACATTGCACGGTGCGTGAAAAAGACCTCCCACTAATAACCTCCTTAAGACCCCGCGCAGTGCGGGAGCTGCGGAGAAGACCTTTTTGCCCTGCTTGTAGCTGCTCCCGAAGGCCGTGTGCGCGATCACATCCGAAGTCAGCTCGGAGAACTCGCTGCTCAGTTCAATTTCAGCCTGATGGCTGCCGGCCTGCTGTATGTGAGACTGCCATTTCTGCATCATCCGCTCCGCCAAGTCCGCCATGACCACGGACATCGCCTGCGGAAGAGACGAGGTTAGTGAAAAGAATGCACTAGGTAATTGAGGTTTGCTTTTTCATCAGAATTCAGACCTTCAACTTCTCGAGGTTGAAGGCCGGGTGCACTACCTTGCGGTGGCGCTTCCAGTCGTCGCCGTTGACGAGGACGAGGCCCTTGCCGAGGAGCGTCTCCAGGTTGGCGTTGAGGTAGTTCTTGGGGAACAGACCCGTCCTCTCCGCGAGCACCTGCTTCACCAGGTCGACGTCGGCGACGCAGACGCTCGGCGCGGCCCCGTACCAGTACAGAAAAGTTTTCCCTGAACAACACAATTATCAGTTATTAATTACTGAATTATGGGCAACTTTTTGTAATTGAGTGTACATGCCTATACATgaaacatatatataggccacttAGCAGCGTTCGTATCTCTAAAATTTTACAGTTCTGAAAAAAAATATGAGGACCCATTTGGATACCAAGATTGGCTTCCTGTGGCAGAAATGGTGCAGAGAAAGGTTAGGGTGGACAATGTAGATGACGTCGGAATCAATTACCGCACATACCGTAATCGGCGATCCATTTGCGGAACTGCGGCTGCACGATGGGGATGAAGTCATGGGAGCCGGCGTCGAGGATGACCTCGCTCCCGGCGGCCATCATCCGCCTGATCTCCGGCATGGAGCAAACGAAGAACCTGTAGCCCCGGCCGCCGACGCCCTGACCCCTGAACCACCTGGTGACGGTGAAGGGCTTCCACACCAGAAGGAACAGCACCCTGATCAGCAGCGTCGAGACGAGCACCACCAGGAGGGCTCCCAAGACCAAGACTGAACCCATGGAGGCATCCATTTTTTGATCTCTTAATTAATttgcttgtgtgtgtgtgagctGAAGATGTTTCGGTTGTGTCGAGGCGTGCTCTGATCTATGGAGAGGAGAAGTATATATATAGGATAGGATTGTTGGGAGCAAAAGGCCGGGCATCCAGAACCAGAACGACACGGTAAGTTCCTATCTTGGTTTGGATCAGAACTGACGTCACCACGAACAGTGAGTGATCTTGGGGGCAATTAGCCGCGTGCGTAAAAGACGTCCTCGGCAGTTGAAGTGACGGTGACTGAGATCTTCTAGGCAAAGCAAAAGTACTGGCCCCCTATTTGCAAACAAAACAACTCGGTAATCAAAGCGAATTGCCTTCAAGAGGACATCCAAGTTGACTACCGGAAAGCAGCCATTCTAGAAGACTTCCGCAGTCTGGTGGATTGCCTGCTCGGAACTGTACTACTCTTGTTTACTTGCATGTCTCTCTCCGAAACAACAGCACCGGGTCACTTCAGCCTTCACGTTGAGTTCTGAGTATTTTGCGGCTGGGCCGGACCACCAAAGGGCTGGATGCTTTGTGTCTAAGGCCGGACCCAAAATAGGGCTAGGCAGCCTTATCAGTTTTGCAGGTTTGGTCCAATCTAATCAGTTTTGCatgtgaaaaaaatttatgtGTAAaccttttttccatttttttaaaCTCGTgtaaacctttttttttccgGTGGGTCTTACATTCTTGGGACTTTCTTATTATATGTCACTCTGCCTGCTCTAATAATAACTGCGcctggtttgggctgggtttgatGAGGCCATGGGTGGGGTAGACCCAACCAAAATGCTCATGTCTTGAAATCTGAAGGTGCCAAAAAAATGAATGGGCGAAAGAGcatgtagcctagtggttacaagagcttCAGTAGCACCTGAgatcctgggttcgactccctgTGGGAgtgaattttctaggatttaatggTTTTTGTggtttcagtggtaggcgacgttcctGTCGATAGCGGagcgcctgtggtgacttcatcaattttaaggatttgccggctcagtctctcggaggtgctcataggggtagggctACATGCGTGTATTCATAGGGATGAGTGTGTGTGCGTGTTTATGAGCAACTGGGTCTGTActgtgtttctaaaaaaaatgaataGAAGAGGTATATGAATTAACGGTGGGAATGAATAGAAGAGGTATAGGAATTAACGGTGGGAAAAAGTTCCGAACTCGATTATTCACATGCGAATGACTACGGCCAAAAAATTTAAATGAGTTCTTGGACTCTAGACCTCAAATGAGAGATTTCACAAATACAAgaaaaaactataaaacaaagaaagaaacatAGAGGAttaagcttcaaactcattccTGGTTCCCGCTTCAGTCTTGCAATGTATTCATGCGTACCAATTCATCACATCACTCGCATGCTTAGAAGCTTAATGTCTAGACGGTCTGTTGCTTGCCCTTTTCACATAAAGCTCCGTCTCGCGCAAGGGTAGGAGGATATGTCAACATCATCTTCAGAGAGGGAATGA contains:
- the LOC120706842 gene encoding uncharacterized protein LOC120706842, yielding MMANMIIKNTITPAICGAIPDKDQDGNDLSAKAYLAKVEENFKSSSKTYASTLIMKMLTSQYDGQSGIREHIMSMCDMANKLKTLDMAISDGFLVHFIMTSLPVQYIPFKISYNTQKATWSMAELISYCVEEEEKQKAERMKDAVNMVSERFGRVSMSNTPKHQAESGSSRQHKRKFKGHKSKAVSHKKTSNERLCKFCKSPKHEQKDCHVFKEWLKNKGIQFDPNYKREGAKPKSG
- the LOC120706841 gene encoding cytochrome P450 709B1-like; the encoded protein is MDASMGSVLVLGALLVVLVSTLLIRVLFLLVWKPFTVTRWFRGQGVGGRGYRFFVCSMPEIRRMMAAGSEVILDAGSHDFIPIVQPQFRKWIADYGKTFLYWYGAAPSVCVADVDLVKQVLAERTGLFPKNYLNANLETLLGKGLVLVNGDDWKRHRKAMSVVMADLAERMMQKWQSHIQQAGSHQAEIELSSEFSELTSDVIAHTAFGSSYKQGKKVFSAAPALRGVLRRLLVGGLFHAPCNV